CCCCGCCCCGACACGCAGGCCCAAAAAAATCCCCTCTCCCACGGCGAGTTGTGGGAGAGGGTCGAAGATGTAAACCGCCAGGCGAGGCCCTACCCGGCGTACGGCGTGGTCCGCTCCTGCGATCCGGACTCGAGCTGGCGGCGGAAATCCGCGTCTTCCTGAAGGGCGCCGACGTTGCGGTCGATGCTGTGGAGGTGCTCCTCCAGCAGGGCGATCCGCTGCTCCATCAGCGCAACCTTTTGCTCCTCGCCCTTCATCTCCTTCACGCGGGCAAAGGCTTCGACGATCGGCTTCAGGGCGAAGCGCGCGGTCAGGCCGATGACGGGGACCAGCACCACCATGATGCCGAGGGTGACCGCGATCAGTCCGGTCAGGGCTCCAATGTCCATGATCTCAGGCTCCAGGGGAGGGGTGGGGAGGGAGGAGGTGACTCCTCACGGGAACGGCGAGTGGGCGAACGATGCGGTGCCCGTAAACTCGCCAGGTGGAGCAGGGTACGGATGGTCGCGGGCCCAGGATTCAATCACTAGAACCGTCGCACGGGGAGACACGGACGAAGGGCAGCTCAACAGCCCTTCTTCGTCGTCTCTCCTCTGCGTCTCCGCGTCTCCGCGTGAGCCAAGCAGTTGCCGTTCAGCTCGCGGCCTCGGAAGGCAGGTTCGACCCCGCGATCCGGGGGAGGATGCCGCGCACCAGCGCCGCCAGCCGGTCGCGGACGCGGGCGCCCACCTCCATCACCTCGTCGTGCGAAAGATGCGAGCCGCCCAGCCCCGCGGCCAGATTCGTGATGCACGAGATGCCGAAGCAGCGCACCCCCAGCGCCCGCCCCACGATCACCTCGGGGACGGTCGACATCCCGACCGCGTCGGCACCCAGGCGCGCGAGCATGCGGATTTCGGCGGGGGTCTCGTAGCTGGGGCCGGGGAGCCCCGCGTACACACCCTGCGAAACCGGGATGCCCAGCTCCAGCGCCACCTCCTCGGCAATGCGGCGGAACTCGGAGTCGTATGGGTCGCTCATGTCCGGGAAGCGCTGCTCGCCTGGCAGGACGGCGCCGATCAGCGGGTTGCCGCCCATCAGGTTGATGTGGTCGGCGATGATCATCAGGTCGCCCGGCGTCATCCCGGGGCGCACGCCGCCGGCCGCGTTGGTCAGGAGCATCACCTCCGCCCCCAGCGCCACCAGCGCGCGCACGGGAAGGGCGACGTCACGCGGCTGCCATCCTTCGTAGAGGTGGAAGCGGCCCTGCATCGTCGCCACCTCGACGCCGGCCCAGCGCCCCACCACCAGCGTCCCAGCGTGGCCCGCCAGCTCCTGCGTCCGCCGCGGAAAGCCGGGGATGCCGCCGAAGGGAATGCGCACGGCGTCCTCGATCTCGTCGGCCAGGCCGCCGAGGCCGGAGCCGAGCACGAGGATGGCGTGCGGCGCGCGCGTCACCCGCTCGCGCAGGAAGGTGATCGTCTCGTGGATGTCGTTCGCGGCTCCGGCCGTCATCGCTCCTCCGGGAAAGGTTGAGACGGCAACTTGGATGCGCCGCCCGCGTCCGTCAACGGCGCCGTGCCCGCTCCACGAACTCCACCGTGGCCGGCCTGCGCGGCACCTGCACCAGCGAGAGGGGCACGGTGCTGATGCCGCGCCCCGGCGCCGGCCTGCTGGTGCGGCTCTGGAGGATCACCGCCGTCACCGTGTCGCCGCGGAAGTAGAGCGAGTCCACCGAGACGTAGCCGCCGGGGAGAGCGCCCTGCGTCGCCACGATCACCAGGTGGGTGTCGAAGTCCACGGGGCGCAGCGCGCGGTCCGGCAGCCCGCTGTACGCGCGTACCGCCGACCACTCCGCCTGCGTGCGCACCACGCAGCGCAGCGGCACGCGAAAGCGCGTCCCCCCCTGCGCGTATCCCGACCACGCCAGCGCGGGGAGCGGACGCGTCCAGCGGTAGTCGCGCGGCGCGTACGTCTTCGCCACGGGATTGCCCGCGCGCTCGCCCTGGCAGAACCCGCGCAGCGCCTCGGGCACCGCCGCGTCCCCCGCATCCGGCGCGAACGACACCAGCCGCGGCGGCTCGGGCGGCACTTCCGGCGGCGGGGGCGCTCCGGGCGAGCACGCTGCGAGGACCATCGCAGCGAATAGAGGGTGGCGCATCGTGATGGGACGCTTGAATCGCGCTGGCAGCCGGCGTGTCAGGCTGCCGACTTGCCGGCTTGGGGAGGCTTCGGCGGGTCTACGAGCCGATCGCGATACTGCTCCTGGAGCTCCATGTAATACTCCGCCAAGCGCACTGGATCGTGCCCGAACCGCGCGGAGATTTCGTGGCGCACCCGGCGAACCTCGTCCACAATCGGATCAGGAGTTGGCATCGTTCTCTCCAAGCAGCTCAAGTGGCGTCACAAGCGCAGGGACGTACAGGCCGAGCAGGGTGTTGATGCGACGGATGTGCCCAAATTTGTTCGCGTTAGCCAGGTGCTGGCAGTTCCAGGTGACCAGGAAGTCGCACTTATGGTATGATGCGAGCGCAAGGTGGAGCGCGTCTCCTCCGGGATCCAGGGGCATGAGCTTGTGCCGCAGATACGACTGGACAGTCTCTATCACCCCTGGCAGGACGGGCAGCAGACGAAGATGCGCGATTAGAGCCACGCGCTCCCCAACCCGTTCGGCACGACCGCCGGAAAGCTCGTCGATGACCGCGGTGCTCGTGACAAGCTCGTACCGATCAGCAGCTCCCGCCCACCACTCGCGCGTCCATTCCCTACGCGCAACGACAGTGGCGGCGGTGCGTACTTCGAAGTACGCGCTGGGAATCGTAGTCTCGACGTACACTCTGGGCCTGATCATCCCACAAAGATACATCAGACCGCTCGGAACCGCACTCCGTACCATGCGCCACAATGGCGGACGGCTGCGTTGTCTCTGCCAAAAGCACAGGAAAAACGGCCCTTGCTGCGGCACGCCCGTTGCCTTTTCCTCGGACGTTCGGCGCGCCGCAGTGCGTGATGCACGGCGGTCCGCGCGCCGATTTCAACGCAAACCAACTACGTCAGGAGAGCCCATGGCGAAGGTCATTGGGATCGATCTTGGGACCACCAACTCCGTCGTCGCCGTGATGGAAGGCGGCGACCCGGTGGTGATCCCCAACGCCGAAGGCGGGCGCACCACCCCCTCAGTGGTCGCCTTCACCAAGGACGGGGAGCGCCTCGTGGGCCAGGTGGCCCGCCGCCAGGCAATCACCAACCCCACCAACACCGTCTTCTCCATCAAGCGCTTCGTGGGCCGCAAGGCCGGCGAGGTGAGCGAGGAGCAGAAGAAGGTGCCGTACAAGGTCACGTCGGGGGCCAACGGGATGGCGCAGGTCGAGATCCCCAACACGGGGAAGACCTACACGCCGCCCGAGATCTCGGCGATGATCCTCCAGAAGATGAAGCAGACCGCGGAGGACTACCTGGGCCAGACCGTCACGCAGGCCGTGATCACCGTGCCCGCGTACTTCAACGACGCGCAGCGGCAGGCCACCAAGGACGCCGGCAAGGTGGCGGGCCTCGAGGTGCTGCGCATCATCAACGAGCCGACCGCCG
The window above is part of the Longimicrobium sp. genome. Proteins encoded here:
- a CDS encoding purine-nucleoside phosphorylase, translating into MTAGAANDIHETITFLRERVTRAPHAILVLGSGLGGLADEIEDAVRIPFGGIPGFPRRTQELAGHAGTLVVGRWAGVEVATMQGRFHLYEGWQPRDVALPVRALVALGAEVMLLTNAAGGVRPGMTPGDLMIIADHINLMGGNPLIGAVLPGEQRFPDMSDPYDSEFRRIAEEVALELGIPVSQGVYAGLPGPSYETPAEIRMLARLGADAVGMSTVPEVIVGRALGVRCFGISCITNLAAGLGGSHLSHDEVMEVGARVRDRLAALVRGILPRIAGSNLPSEAAS
- a CDS encoding type II toxin-antitoxin system VapC family toxin: MYVETTIPSAYFEVRTAATVVARREWTREWWAGAADRYELVTSTAVIDELSGGRAERVGERVALIAHLRLLPVLPGVIETVQSYLRHKLMPLDPGGDALHLALASYHKCDFLVTWNCQHLANANKFGHIRRINTLLGLYVPALVTPLELLGENDANS